A region from the Nesterenkonia lacusekhoensis genome encodes:
- a CDS encoding MFS transporter, whose translation MTDDARLFTKDFFLAIIINLFLAIVFFLLVTGMAVYATEEFAAGETAAGFAASAFVVGALCARVFAGKYVNFLGRRRTILACLVAYVIAGLAYLVVDSYTTLILLRLAHGAAFAFGQTALNAAVFELIPKSRRGEGAGYYLLANALPPALGPLGAIQLTAHYGFWAMFVATTVLSAVALAAALLIRLPEQKTRQARLRDRLMLRPQDIIEPGAFAIALVAALLGLGFASVMTFLNGFAHSEGMVDSASIFFVVYASAVLASRLFMGKIQDRFGDNVAVYPAILAYAASLVLLAWTPNQAVLLTAGALAGFGFGSILPVLQAIIASALPAHRTSIGISTFFLMMDMGFGLGPLVLGQLVELGSYRTMYASCAGVVAVSLLLYWFVHGRYDVKQGEARRPRPGRSPE comes from the coding sequence GTGACTGATGATGCGAGGCTCTTCACCAAGGACTTCTTCCTCGCGATCATCATCAATCTCTTCCTGGCCATCGTCTTCTTCCTGCTGGTCACCGGCATGGCCGTCTATGCGACCGAAGAGTTCGCCGCCGGAGAGACGGCCGCCGGCTTCGCCGCCTCCGCATTCGTGGTCGGAGCCCTGTGCGCCCGGGTCTTCGCCGGCAAGTATGTGAACTTCCTGGGCCGGCGTCGGACCATCCTGGCCTGCCTGGTGGCCTATGTGATCGCCGGACTGGCCTATCTGGTGGTGGACTCCTACACCACGCTGATCCTGCTGCGCCTAGCTCACGGCGCGGCCTTCGCCTTCGGGCAGACCGCGCTGAACGCCGCCGTCTTCGAGCTCATCCCCAAGTCGCGCCGCGGCGAAGGTGCCGGCTACTATCTGCTGGCCAATGCGCTGCCGCCCGCACTGGGTCCGCTGGGTGCCATCCAGCTGACCGCCCACTACGGCTTCTGGGCGATGTTCGTGGCCACCACAGTGCTCTCAGCCGTGGCTCTGGCCGCCGCGCTGCTCATCCGCCTTCCCGAGCAGAAGACGCGGCAGGCCAGGCTGCGCGACCGGCTGATGCTGCGCCCGCAGGACATCATCGAGCCCGGAGCCTTCGCCATCGCCCTGGTGGCCGCCCTGCTGGGCCTGGGCTTCGCCTCGGTGATGACCTTCCTCAACGGATTCGCCCACAGCGAGGGGATGGTCGACTCCGCCTCCATCTTCTTCGTGGTCTACGCCTCCGCCGTGCTCGCCTCCCGCCTGTTCATGGGCAAGATCCAGGATCGGTTCGGCGACAATGTGGCCGTCTACCCGGCCATCCTGGCCTATGCGGCCTCACTGGTCCTGCTGGCCTGGACCCCCAACCAGGCGGTGCTGCTGACCGCCGGAGCGCTGGCCGGGTTCGGTTTCGGCTCCATCCTGCCGGTGCTGCAGGCGATCATCGCCTCGGCCCTGCCGGCCCACCGGACCAGCATCGGCATATCCACCTTCTTCCTGATGATGGATATGGGTTTCGGCCTGGGACCGCTGGTGCTGGGCCAGCTGGTGGAGCTTGGCAGCTACCGCACCATGTACGCCAGCTGCGCCGGCGTCGTCGCCGTCTCCCTGCTGCTCTACTGGTTCGTCCACGGCCGCTATGACGTGAAGCAGGGCGAGGCCCGGAGGCCCCGCCCAGGCCGCTCGCCGGAGTAG
- the phnC gene encoding phosphonate ABC transporter ATP-binding protein yields MPNDYDLSLRGVTKLFAPSTTAVQDVSFDVSPGTFTILLGLSGSGKSTLLRLLNGLHLPTEGEVRVLGTDVAQAGRSELRRLRRDIGMVFQQFHLVGSMSTLENVCTGALGSLRGPRVGLFSYPKDVRERALEQLERVGLADQRFQRADTLSGGQQQRVAVARALVQQPKILLADEPVASLDPESSNQVMSLIARIAREDSLTVVCSLHQVELALQWGERVFGLRHGELVLDDSSANITHERAMSIYGNSAVLPAVPASSGAPV; encoded by the coding sequence GTGCCGAACGACTATGACCTGAGCCTGAGAGGCGTCACGAAGCTCTTCGCGCCCTCCACCACCGCGGTGCAGGACGTGAGCTTCGATGTCAGCCCGGGGACCTTCACCATCCTCCTGGGACTCTCAGGCTCAGGGAAGTCGACCCTGCTGCGCCTGCTCAACGGACTGCACCTCCCCACCGAGGGGGAGGTGCGTGTGCTGGGCACCGACGTCGCCCAGGCCGGCAGGTCTGAGCTGCGCCGGCTCCGCAGGGACATCGGAATGGTCTTCCAGCAGTTCCACCTGGTGGGCTCCATGTCCACTCTGGAGAACGTATGCACCGGGGCGCTGGGGAGCCTGCGCGGGCCGCGCGTCGGGCTCTTCAGCTATCCGAAGGACGTGCGTGAGCGCGCCCTGGAGCAGCTGGAGCGCGTGGGGCTGGCCGATCAGCGCTTCCAGCGCGCCGACACCCTCTCCGGCGGCCAGCAGCAGCGTGTGGCCGTAGCCCGCGCCCTGGTGCAGCAGCCCAAGATCCTGCTGGCCGATGAGCCGGTGGCGTCCCTGGATCCGGAGTCCAGCAACCAGGTGATGTCGCTGATCGCGCGTATCGCCCGGGAGGACAGCCTGACCGTGGTGTGCAGTCTGCATCAGGTGGAGCTGGCTCTGCAGTGGGGCGAACGCGTCTTCGGCCTGCGGCACGGGGAACTGGTCCTCGACGACAGCTCGGCCAACATCACCCACGAACGGGCGATGTCCATCTATGGGAACTCCGCCGTGCTGCCCGCGGTCCCCGCATCGAGCGGAGCCCCAGTCTGA
- the phnD gene encoding phosphate/phosphite/phosphonate ABC transporter substrate-binding protein: MSAETTETVRRTPFARLATVGIAGIFALTACGESAADENDGAENGDAEASETSDDVITLTGVPAEDSTHLEAGFELFMEVLEEETGREVEFSSVTDYNAVIESLIAGQADMAIGSPFTYVRSGDQGAEVEVLGGRVEEEGEEAGYVSYALVPEGSDIESLEDAEGRSVCYVEQGSTSGYLYPSAGMMEAGLDPMEDVDAQLPGSHDGSVLAMLDGQCDMAFAYDSMVTTLLPERGELEEDDYEIVWESPMIPASPIFMNTETLDEETQETLRGLFEDELINVDNLVEAGYCDSAEECSLPEESYEYTPVDDELYDGIREVCEITEAEACDS; this comes from the coding sequence ATGTCAGCTGAGACCACCGAGACCGTCCGAAGGACCCCTTTTGCGCGGTTGGCCACCGTCGGGATCGCCGGCATCTTCGCCCTGACCGCCTGCGGCGAATCCGCCGCCGATGAGAACGACGGGGCGGAGAACGGCGACGCCGAGGCCTCGGAGACCAGCGACGACGTCATCACCCTCACCGGTGTGCCCGCCGAGGACTCCACCCATCTCGAGGCCGGCTTCGAGCTGTTCATGGAGGTCCTCGAGGAGGAGACCGGTCGTGAGGTCGAGTTCAGCAGCGTCACCGACTACAACGCCGTCATCGAGTCGCTGATCGCAGGTCAGGCCGACATGGCCATCGGATCCCCCTTCACCTATGTCCGCTCCGGTGACCAGGGCGCCGAGGTCGAGGTCCTCGGCGGCCGCGTCGAGGAGGAGGGCGAGGAGGCCGGCTACGTCTCCTACGCACTGGTCCCCGAAGGCTCGGACATCGAGTCGCTGGAGGACGCCGAGGGACGCAGCGTCTGCTACGTGGAGCAGGGCTCCACCTCCGGCTACCTCTACCCCTCGGCCGGCATGATGGAGGCCGGTCTGGACCCGATGGAGGACGTGGACGCTCAGCTTCCGGGCTCCCACGACGGTTCGGTGCTGGCCATGCTGGACGGGCAGTGCGATATGGCCTTCGCCTATGACTCCATGGTCACCACGCTGCTTCCTGAGCGCGGTGAGCTCGAGGAGGACGACTACGAGATCGTCTGGGAGTCTCCGATGATCCCGGCCTCCCCGATCTTTATGAACACTGAGACGCTCGATGAGGAGACCCAGGAGACGCTGCGCGGCCTGTTCGAGGACGAGCTGATCAACGTGGACAACCTGGTGGAGGCCGGCTACTGCGACTCCGCTGAGGAGTGCTCCCTGCCGGAGGAGTCCTACGAGTACACCCCGGTGGACGACGAGCTCTACGACGGCATCCGCGAAGTCTGCGAGATCACCGAAGCCGAAGCCTGCGACAGCTGA
- a CDS encoding MFS transporter has product MTTPALLQTTAAPLGPRQTAQLAASGLVLIAVAYGLARFAYGLFVPAFRAEFGLDPGVVGLIGSSSYVAYCLAIYPAMMLTPRLGSRTMVVITGTLATLGTALVGLAPHAAVLAVGVVLGGMSTGLASPPLAHAVSARVAWPHRDRVQTIINAGTGLGVAVSGPVALVTLAHWRSAWLIFAAVALLATLWAAQSVPHARLARPGAERQGTGERLRSLLPDPLLPDGALRLHATAVLMGAATAAVWVFGQDVLTGSGGQSQFTATVAWSGLGLCGLLGAAVGDIAHRVGMRVAWGGSAVLIALATAVIGLLPGQVGLTAAACGAFGAVYIAMSGLILISAAATYCEQPAAGVGVAFLMLALGQSIGGSLVGGLLEGLGAAPAFTAAAGVALISAVLAPRHLASSQVR; this is encoded by the coding sequence GTGACGACCCCTGCCCTGCTCCAGACCACCGCCGCGCCGCTCGGTCCGCGGCAGACCGCACAGCTGGCAGCCTCCGGGCTGGTGCTGATCGCAGTGGCCTACGGGCTGGCGCGCTTCGCCTACGGGCTGTTCGTGCCGGCCTTTCGCGCTGAGTTCGGCCTGGACCCCGGCGTGGTCGGTCTGATCGGCTCATCCAGCTACGTGGCCTACTGTCTGGCCATCTATCCGGCCATGATGCTCACTCCGCGGCTGGGCAGCCGCACCATGGTCGTCATCACCGGCACGCTGGCCACACTCGGCACGGCCCTGGTGGGCCTGGCTCCCCATGCGGCAGTGCTCGCTGTGGGTGTGGTGCTGGGTGGGATGAGCACCGGACTGGCCTCTCCACCGCTGGCGCACGCCGTGTCCGCACGGGTCGCATGGCCCCACCGGGACCGGGTGCAGACCATCATCAACGCCGGCACCGGACTGGGTGTGGCCGTCTCCGGTCCGGTGGCCCTTGTGACCCTGGCCCACTGGCGCAGCGCCTGGCTGATCTTCGCCGCCGTCGCGCTGCTGGCCACGCTCTGGGCGGCTCAGAGCGTGCCCCATGCTCGGCTCGCCCGCCCTGGTGCGGAGCGGCAGGGCACGGGCGAGCGCCTGCGTTCTCTGCTGCCGGATCCGCTGCTTCCCGACGGCGCGCTGCGGCTCCACGCCACCGCCGTGCTGATGGGCGCAGCCACCGCCGCCGTGTGGGTGTTCGGCCAGGACGTCCTCACCGGCAGCGGCGGTCAGAGTCAGTTCACCGCCACGGTGGCCTGGTCGGGGCTGGGACTCTGCGGGCTGCTCGGAGCGGCCGTGGGGGACATCGCCCATCGTGTCGGAATGCGCGTGGCCTGGGGCGGCAGTGCGGTGCTCATCGCCCTGGCTACTGCGGTGATCGGTCTGCTGCCCGGCCAGGTGGGGCTCACCGCAGCGGCCTGCGGAGCCTTCGGCGCGGTCTATATCGCGATGAGCGGTCTGATCCTGATCTCCGCGGCGGCCACCTACTGCGAGCAGCCGGCGGCCGGCGTCGGGGTGGCCTTCCTGATGCTGGCGCTGGGGCAGAGCATCGGAGGCTCTTTGGTGGGTGGGCTTCTAGAAGGGCTCGGCGCTGCGCCGGCCTTCACTGCGGCCGCCGGCGTCGCGCTGATCTCCGCGGTGCTGGCGCCGAGGCATCTGGCGTCCTCACAGGTCCGCTGA
- a CDS encoding SurA N-terminal domain-containing protein, whose amino-acid sequence MHKKLLTGAAATTLLLGLAACDQNAEPDAEASGGAEEEGQEAPMGQEDMEMPEPDTEDIPDVVATVNGEELSSEEFIPLYEQQFQQMAMQAQMSGEEPDEATIQEQVLDTAIGTELLLQDAEQQGFEASEEDIDAALEDAAEQGGMESADELIEAYEEQGNSEEELREDASDQALINQVTESLDIEEPSEEELQELYDQQEQQQEMMAEAQGGEGGGEGAPGAEQQEMPPFDEVRDELEEQAAQQNENEALMSHIEELREDADVETHL is encoded by the coding sequence GTGCATAAGAAACTGCTGACCGGTGCGGCCGCCACCACCCTGCTCCTGGGATTGGCCGCCTGCGACCAGAACGCCGAGCCCGACGCCGAAGCCTCCGGAGGAGCCGAGGAAGAGGGCCAGGAGGCCCCCATGGGCCAGGAAGACATGGAGATGCCTGAGCCGGACACCGAGGACATCCCTGATGTCGTCGCCACTGTCAACGGCGAGGAGCTCTCCAGCGAGGAGTTCATCCCGCTCTATGAGCAGCAGTTCCAGCAGATGGCCATGCAGGCCCAGATGTCTGGCGAGGAGCCGGACGAGGCCACCATCCAGGAACAGGTCCTGGACACTGCCATCGGCACTGAGCTGCTCCTCCAGGACGCTGAGCAGCAGGGCTTCGAGGCCTCGGAGGAGGACATCGACGCCGCTCTGGAGGACGCCGCCGAACAGGGCGGCATGGAGTCGGCCGACGAACTCATCGAGGCCTATGAGGAGCAGGGCAACTCCGAGGAGGAGCTGCGTGAGGATGCCTCCGATCAGGCCCTGATCAACCAGGTCACCGAGAGCCTGGACATTGAGGAGCCCTCGGAGGAGGAGCTCCAGGAGCTCTATGACCAGCAGGAGCAGCAGCAGGAGATGATGGCTGAGGCTCAGGGCGGCGAAGGCGGCGGCGAGGGCGCCCCCGGCGCCGAGCAGCAGGAGATGCCTCCCTTCGATGAGGTCCGCGATGAGCTCGAGGAGCAGGCCGCCCAGCAGAACGAGAATGAGGCCCTGATGTCTCATATCGAGGAGCTGCGCGAGGACGCCGACGTCGAGACCCACCTGTGA
- the guaB gene encoding IMP dehydrogenase, giving the protein MTHTPAEANDPFGFVGLTYDDVLLLPGATDVIPSDADTTTRLSRNIDIASPVVSAAMDTVTEAPMAIALARLGGIGILHRNLSIEEQAKQVDQVKRSESGMITDPVTITPDATIKDLDDLCAHYRVSGLPVVDEEKKLLGVITNRDIRFIPHEEYLTTKVYEKMTPQPLITAKEGITNAEVLELFSKHRVEKLPLVDDEDRLTGLITIKDFDKADKYPQATKDDEGRLRVGAAVGFFGEGFDRAMALVEAGVDALVVDTANGHTRGVLDMIAKLKAEPKAAHVDVIGGQAATREGAQALVDAGADAIKVGVGPGSICTTRVVAGVGVPQVTAIYEASKAAGPAGVPLIADGGLQHPGDIGKALVAGANSVMLGSLLAGAKESPGDLVFYQGKQFKAYRGMGSLGAMQTRGKNTSYSKDRYFQADVPTDEKLIPEGIEGQVPYRGPLSAVVHQLTGGLRQTMFYVGAHTTDDLKAKGKFVRITSAGLKESHPHDVMMTVEAPNYGRK; this is encoded by the coding sequence GTGACACATACCCCCGCAGAGGCGAACGATCCCTTCGGCTTCGTCGGCCTGACCTATGACGATGTCCTGCTGCTGCCCGGCGCCACCGACGTCATCCCCTCGGACGCTGACACCACCACCCGGCTGTCGAGGAACATCGACATCGCCTCGCCGGTGGTCTCAGCCGCTATGGACACGGTGACCGAAGCGCCGATGGCGATCGCCCTGGCGCGCCTGGGCGGGATCGGCATCCTGCACCGCAACCTCTCCATCGAGGAGCAGGCCAAGCAGGTGGATCAGGTCAAGCGCTCCGAGTCCGGCATGATCACCGACCCGGTGACCATCACCCCGGATGCGACCATCAAGGATCTGGACGACCTCTGCGCCCACTACCGCGTCTCCGGCCTGCCGGTGGTGGACGAGGAGAAGAAGCTGCTGGGCGTCATCACCAATCGGGACATCCGGTTCATCCCGCATGAGGAGTACCTGACCACCAAGGTCTACGAGAAGATGACTCCTCAGCCGCTGATCACCGCCAAGGAGGGCATCACCAACGCTGAGGTGTTGGAGCTGTTCTCCAAGCACCGCGTGGAGAAGCTGCCGCTGGTCGACGACGAAGATCGGCTCACCGGCCTGATCACCATCAAGGACTTCGACAAGGCCGATAAGTACCCCCAGGCCACCAAGGACGACGAGGGCCGGCTGCGCGTCGGAGCCGCCGTGGGCTTCTTCGGAGAGGGCTTCGACCGTGCCATGGCTCTGGTGGAGGCCGGTGTGGACGCGCTGGTGGTGGACACCGCCAACGGTCACACCCGCGGTGTGCTGGACATGATCGCCAAGCTCAAGGCTGAGCCCAAGGCCGCCCATGTGGACGTGATCGGGGGCCAGGCCGCCACTCGTGAGGGTGCTCAGGCACTGGTCGACGCCGGCGCCGACGCCATCAAGGTCGGCGTCGGACCGGGCTCGATCTGCACCACCCGCGTGGTCGCCGGCGTCGGCGTGCCCCAGGTGACCGCCATCTATGAGGCGAGCAAGGCAGCCGGCCCGGCCGGTGTGCCGCTGATCGCCGACGGTGGGCTGCAGCACCCCGGCGACATCGGCAAGGCGCTGGTGGCCGGTGCGAACTCAGTGATGCTCGGCTCTCTGCTGGCCGGGGCCAAGGAGTCCCCGGGCGATCTGGTCTTCTACCAGGGCAAGCAGTTCAAGGCCTACCGCGGAATGGGCTCCTTGGGTGCCATGCAGACCCGCGGCAAGAACACCTCCTACTCCAAGGACCGGTACTTCCAGGCTGATGTCCCCACCGATGAGAAGCTCATCCCCGAGGGCATCGAGGGTCAGGTGCCCTACCGCGGACCGCTCTCGGCCGTGGTGCACCAGCTGACCGGCGGCCTGCGCCAGACCATGTTCTACGTGGGAGCCCACACCACCGATGATCTGAAGGCCAAGGGCAAGTTCGTCCGCATCACCTCGGCCGGGCTGAAGGAATCCCACCCGCATGATGTGATGATGACCGTCGAAGCCCCCAACTACGGCCGGAAGTAA
- the groES gene encoding co-chaperone GroES, with protein sequence MSVSIKPLEDRIVVRPLEAEQTTASGLVIPDTAKEKPQEGEVVAVGPGRVGDSGDRLPVDVSEGDVVIYSKFGGTEVKVGGDEFLVLNARDVLAVIEK encoded by the coding sequence GTGTCAGTCTCCATCAAGCCCCTCGAGGATCGTATTGTTGTCCGCCCCCTGGAGGCCGAGCAGACCACCGCTTCCGGCCTGGTCATCCCGGACACCGCCAAGGAGAAGCCCCAGGAGGGCGAAGTCGTCGCAGTGGGCCCGGGTCGCGTCGGCGACTCCGGCGATCGCCTGCCGGTCGACGTCTCTGAAGGCGACGTCGTCATCTACTCCAAGTTCGGCGGCACCGAGGTCAAGGTCGGCGGCGACGAGTTCCTCGTCCTGAACGCCCGCGACGTCCTCGCTGTCATCGAGAAGTAA
- the groL gene encoding chaperonin GroEL (60 kDa chaperone family; promotes refolding of misfolded polypeptides especially under stressful conditions; forms two stacked rings of heptamers to form a barrel-shaped 14mer; ends can be capped by GroES; misfolded proteins enter the barrel where they are refolded when GroES binds), which translates to MAKQLEFDDAARKALEAGIDKLADTVKVTLGPKGRNVVLDKSWGAPTITNDGVTIAREVEVEDSYENLGAQLAKEVATKTNDVAGDGTTTATVLAQALVKEGLRNVAAGAAPGEIKRGIETAVDAVTRRLRENAVPVEGQQVANVAAISAQNDEVGELLARAFDSVGTDGVITIEESSTTSTELDITEGMQFDKGYLSPHFVTDAERQEAVLEDPLILINQGKISNMQEFLPVLEKVMQAKKPLFIIAEDVEGEALSTLVVNKLKGTLNVVVVKAPGFGDRRKAMLEDIAVLTGGQVISPDLGLKLDQVGMDQLGTARRVTVTKDATTVVDGAGSKEDVDARAAQIKAQAEATDSEWDREKLQERLAKLAGGIGVIKVGAATEVELKERKHRIEDAVASTRAALEEGIVAGGGTALINALSSLDEDAEVKALSGDAAAAVGIVKRALVQPLRWIAQNAGEDGFVVASKVAELEPNHGFNAKTGVYGDLIADGVIDPVKVTRSALQNASSIAALVLTTETLVVEKKDEEEE; encoded by the coding sequence ATGGCAAAGCAGCTTGAATTCGACGATGCCGCCCGGAAGGCTCTCGAGGCCGGCATCGACAAGCTCGCAGACACGGTCAAGGTCACTCTGGGCCCCAAGGGCCGCAACGTGGTCCTGGACAAGTCCTGGGGCGCACCCACCATCACCAACGACGGTGTGACCATCGCCCGCGAGGTGGAGGTCGAGGACTCCTACGAGAACCTCGGCGCCCAGCTCGCCAAGGAGGTCGCCACCAAGACCAACGACGTCGCCGGCGACGGCACCACCACTGCGACCGTGCTGGCTCAGGCCCTGGTCAAGGAAGGCCTGCGCAATGTGGCCGCCGGTGCAGCACCCGGTGAGATCAAGCGCGGCATCGAGACCGCGGTCGACGCAGTGACCCGCCGTCTGCGCGAGAACGCTGTGCCCGTGGAGGGTCAGCAGGTGGCCAACGTCGCCGCCATCTCTGCTCAGAACGACGAGGTCGGCGAGCTGCTGGCCCGCGCCTTCGATTCGGTGGGCACCGACGGCGTCATCACCATCGAAGAGTCCTCCACGACGTCGACCGAGCTCGACATCACCGAGGGCATGCAGTTCGACAAGGGCTACCTCTCCCCGCACTTCGTCACCGACGCAGAGCGTCAGGAGGCCGTCCTCGAGGACCCGCTGATCCTGATCAACCAGGGCAAGATCTCCAACATGCAGGAGTTCCTCCCGGTCCTGGAGAAGGTCATGCAGGCCAAGAAGCCCCTGTTCATCATCGCGGAGGACGTCGAGGGCGAGGCCCTGTCCACCCTGGTGGTCAACAAGCTCAAGGGCACGCTGAACGTGGTGGTTGTGAAGGCTCCCGGCTTCGGCGACCGCCGCAAGGCCATGCTCGAGGACATCGCCGTGCTGACCGGCGGCCAGGTCATCTCCCCCGACCTCGGCCTGAAGCTGGACCAGGTCGGCATGGACCAGCTGGGCACCGCACGCCGCGTGACCGTCACCAAGGACGCCACCACCGTCGTCGACGGTGCGGGCTCCAAGGAGGACGTGGACGCACGTGCCGCTCAGATCAAGGCCCAGGCTGAGGCCACCGACTCCGAGTGGGACCGCGAGAAGCTCCAGGAGCGCCTCGCCAAGCTCGCCGGCGGCATCGGCGTCATCAAGGTCGGCGCCGCCACTGAGGTGGAGCTCAAGGAGCGCAAGCACCGCATCGAGGATGCCGTGGCCTCCACCCGCGCCGCACTGGAAGAGGGCATCGTGGCCGGCGGCGGCACCGCACTGATCAACGCGCTCTCCTCCCTGGATGAGGACGCCGAGGTCAAGGCGCTCTCCGGCGACGCCGCCGCTGCGGTGGGCATCGTCAAGCGTGCCCTGGTGCAGCCGCTGCGCTGGATCGCTCAGAACGCCGGCGAGGACGGCTTCGTGGTCGCCTCCAAGGTTGCGGAGCTGGAGCCGAACCACGGCTTCAACGCCAAGACCGGTGTCTACGGCGACCTGATCGCCGACGGCGTCATCGACCCGGTGAAGGTGACCCGCTCTGCTCTGCAGAACGCCTCCTCCATCGCCGCCCTGGTGCTCACCACTGAGACCCTGGTGGTCGAGAAGAAGGACGAGGAAGAGGAGTGA
- a CDS encoding PhnE/PtxC family ABC transporter permease: MAVPTDERPRTVPAPDADAGSGTPAPPSDRRTLPSPSPRGITVAVVMGLFLAGGIWSVIDLRINLASLLDSWSNTQNFMQRALPLDFPAAGELLQGTLTTLSIVLLATLLAVLLSIPCALLAARSTCRSAALRTSSRVFIVIMRAIPELILALFFLRVYGFGAGAIAGILALGLHSVGMLGKMYADAIEDHDDGPRQAQETAGAKRVQQIFGSVLPGIMPAIIAHALHRFDINLRASVLLGWVGVAGLGADLRAAQGVGNYPRLLALGLVVLLLCILVEIISGRLRMKLLGRAEPSRFGVLWAWQKLRGRWSGERLESRPVLGSRTIPPWDGARIARFSYIGLTVALILASIIYIEWSALLAFAASWTDADVSSWEVLTGEFHISAFFAGFAEMPEESQRWFPPQDGDIPSTIFAQILVTIQIALAATFLGALLALPVGALAARNVAPRPGVAQFFRMIIVVTRGIPELILALLLIIIMGLGAVAGTLALALGAMGLLSKLVADSIEETDVRVQDALVTGGAGRAQVFFAATMRQSAPAVVSHVLYQLDVNFRSATLLGIVGAGGIGYQLEMARRTLQWEVVTYILITVVAIVLLIEGLSVFVRRLMR, from the coding sequence ATGGCCGTCCCGACAGACGAACGTCCACGGACAGTCCCAGCGCCCGACGCCGACGCCGGCTCCGGCACCCCTGCGCCCCCGAGCGACCGCCGGACTCTGCCCAGCCCCTCGCCCCGCGGCATCACCGTCGCGGTGGTGATGGGTCTGTTCCTGGCAGGGGGCATCTGGTCGGTCATCGATCTGCGGATCAACCTGGCCTCCCTGCTGGACTCCTGGTCCAACACTCAGAACTTCATGCAGCGTGCCCTGCCGCTGGACTTCCCGGCGGCGGGAGAGCTGCTGCAGGGGACACTGACCACTCTGAGCATCGTGCTGCTGGCCACGCTGCTGGCAGTGCTGCTCTCCATCCCGTGTGCCCTGTTGGCCGCGCGGAGCACCTGCCGTTCGGCGGCGCTGCGGACCTCATCCCGTGTGTTCATCGTGATCATGCGAGCCATCCCCGAGCTCATCCTCGCGCTGTTCTTCCTGCGCGTCTATGGATTCGGCGCCGGTGCCATCGCCGGGATCCTTGCCTTGGGTCTGCACTCGGTCGGCATGCTCGGCAAGATGTACGCCGATGCCATCGAGGACCACGACGATGGCCCCCGCCAAGCGCAGGAGACCGCCGGGGCCAAGCGGGTCCAGCAGATCTTCGGCTCGGTCCTGCCGGGCATCATGCCGGCGATCATCGCTCACGCTCTGCACCGGTTCGACATCAACCTGCGTGCCTCGGTGCTCCTCGGCTGGGTCGGTGTGGCCGGTCTGGGTGCCGACCTGCGTGCCGCCCAGGGCGTGGGCAACTATCCGCGGCTGCTGGCCCTGGGCCTGGTCGTCCTGCTGCTGTGCATCCTGGTGGAGATCATCTCTGGGCGCCTGCGCATGAAGCTGCTCGGACGGGCTGAACCCAGCCGATTCGGCGTGCTGTGGGCCTGGCAGAAGCTGCGGGGCCGCTGGTCGGGGGAGCGGCTGGAATCTCGGCCCGTGCTGGGCAGCCGGACCATCCCGCCCTGGGACGGCGCGCGGATCGCCCGATTCAGCTACATCGGACTGACCGTGGCGCTGATCCTGGCCTCGATCATCTACATCGAGTGGAGCGCCCTGCTGGCCTTCGCCGCCTCCTGGACCGACGCCGATGTCAGCTCCTGGGAGGTGCTGACCGGGGAGTTCCACATCTCTGCCTTCTTCGCCGGGTTCGCGGAGATGCCGGAGGAGAGTCAGCGGTGGTTCCCACCCCAAGACGGTGACATCCCATCCACGATCTTCGCTCAGATCCTGGTGACCATCCAGATCGCCTTGGCCGCCACCTTCCTGGGTGCGCTGCTGGCCCTGCCGGTGGGCGCGCTGGCGGCGCGGAACGTTGCTCCGCGCCCGGGTGTGGCCCAGTTCTTCCGCATGATCATCGTGGTGACCCGTGGCATCCCGGAGCTGATCCTGGCGCTGCTGCTGATCATCATCATGGGTCTCGGAGCGGTGGCCGGCACGCTGGCTCTGGCCTTGGGCGCTATGGGCCTGCTCTCCAAACTCGTGGCCGACTCGATCGAGGAGACTGACGTACGCGTCCAGGACGCCCTGGTCACCGGCGGGGCTGGACGGGCACAGGTCTTCTTTGCCGCGACGATGCGCCAATCCGCCCCCGCTGTGGTCTCCCACGTGCTCTACCAGCTGGATGTGAACTTCCGCTCGGCCACCCTGCTGGGGATCGTCGGAGCCGGAGGCATCGGTTATCAGCTGGAGATGGCCCGGCGGACCCTGCAGTGGGAGGTGGTGACCTACATCCTGATCACCGTGGTCGCCATCGTGCTGCTGATCGAGGGGCTCTCGGTGTTCGTGCGTCGGCTGATGCGCTGA